From Saprospiraceae bacterium, one genomic window encodes:
- a CDS encoding zinc ABC transporter substrate-binding protein, with the protein MAAVIGGELIELDYIVPIGSDPHLYEPTPSDLGKVTNADLILINGLTFEGWLSKLIKSSGARSKSVLLTEGIIPIQNKEHQNATDPHAWMDVRNAKIYCQNIFRSLSEFDPLHKEEYKFNLDIYLRELDQLHEYITKEIDRIPKDQRILITSHDGFRYFGNAYGLTLEPLQGTSTEGDVQSATMIRINQLIRKSKIQSIFAESTINPKLIQQIRQENKIQIGGKLYADSLGDPKGESGSYIGMMKHNARTIVSGLLLESKMADTGSKNNAKFIYFGIGLFYLITLSLLYFINRK; encoded by the coding sequence ATGGCAGCCGTAATAGGTGGAGAATTGATCGAATTGGATTATATTGTGCCCATCGGATCAGATCCTCATTTGTACGAACCCACACCTTCCGATTTGGGGAAAGTGACCAATGCAGATTTGATTCTCATCAATGGTTTGACATTTGAAGGTTGGTTGTCCAAATTAATCAAAAGCAGTGGGGCTCGTTCAAAATCAGTTTTGTTGACCGAAGGGATTATTCCCATTCAAAACAAAGAACATCAAAATGCCACAGACCCGCACGCCTGGATGGATGTGCGCAATGCGAAAATTTATTGTCAAAATATTTTTAGAAGTCTTTCAGAATTCGATCCGTTGCACAAAGAGGAATATAAATTTAATCTGGATATTTATCTGCGGGAATTGGATCAGCTTCATGAATATATTACAAAGGAAATTGACAGAATTCCCAAAGACCAGAGAATTCTGATCACCAGCCATGATGGATTTCGTTATTTTGGAAATGCCTATGGTTTAACATTAGAACCCCTTCAAGGTACATCCACTGAGGGAGATGTTCAATCTGCAACAATGATAAGAATCAATCAATTGATCCGCAAATCAAAGATCCAGTCAATTTTCGCAGAGAGCACGATCAATCCAAAATTGATCCAGCAGATCCGACAAGAAAACAAGATCCAAATAGGAGGAAAATTATACGCGGACTCATTGGGAGATCCGAAAGGAGAAAGCGGATCTTACATCGGAATGATGAAACACAACGCAAGAACCATTGTAAGTGGTTTGTTGCTGGAAAGTAAAATGGCAGATACGGGTTCAAAAAATAATGCAAAGTTTATCTATTTTGGTATCGGACTATTTTATCTGATCACCTTGTCGCTCCTCTATTTCATTAATAGAAAATAA
- a CDS encoding metal ABC transporter ATP-binding protein yields MHNLPTIEISGLTVAYGNKRVLSNIYLKIEPGHIYGLIGPNGAGKSTLFKCLLGQIEPNAGNIRILNNDLHASITGIAYVPQKDHVDWQFPATVEDVVLMGRYAHLKWYQKLTSKDYQLAESAMNELNILAFRNRQIGELSGGQQQRCFLARALCQDAEIYLMDEPFVGVDVKTESKIIQILKSLASKGKTILVVHHDLDSVQNYFDKVILINQRLVAHGSTADAFTKENISATYASQSHLIQKNF; encoded by the coding sequence ATGCACAATTTACCTACCATCGAGATTAGTGGACTTACAGTAGCCTACGGCAATAAACGAGTACTGTCCAATATCTATTTAAAAATTGAACCCGGACATATCTACGGATTAATCGGACCGAATGGTGCAGGAAAGTCAACCCTTTTTAAATGTTTGTTGGGCCAAATTGAACCCAATGCTGGCAACATTCGGATTCTCAACAATGATCTACATGCTTCCATCACCGGCATTGCCTATGTACCTCAAAAAGATCATGTGGATTGGCAATTTCCGGCGACTGTTGAAGATGTTGTTCTCATGGGTCGATACGCACATTTGAAATGGTATCAAAAACTGACTTCAAAGGATTATCAGTTGGCAGAATCTGCCATGAATGAACTAAATATTCTAGCTTTTAGAAACAGGCAAATTGGTGAATTGTCCGGTGGACAACAACAAAGATGTTTTTTAGCCAGGGCCCTGTGTCAGGATGCAGAAATTTATTTGATGGACGAACCTTTTGTGGGAGTGGATGTCAAGACCGAAAGTAAAATTATTCAAATTCTAAAATCCTTGGCATCAAAAGGGAAAACCATTTTGGTGGTACATCACGATTTGGATTCAGTCCAGAATTATTTTGACAAAGTGATCCTGATCAATCAGCGTTTGGTGGCTCATGGCTCTACTGCTGATGCATTCACTAAGGAAAATATATCGGCCACCTATGCCAGTCAATCGCATCTGATACAGAAAAATTTTTAA
- a CDS encoding aminotransferase class I/II-fold pyridoxal phosphate-dependent enzyme produces MNIISKLPNVKESVFARMTALANRHQATNLAQGFPDFNPPKELIENLYNAASSNFNQYAPMPGVLSLRNSICERLLDRYHFKANPDSDIVITAGATQALFTVISAFISKNDKVLIIEPAYDSYVPAVISNGGEPVFISLKSPDFKFPLQELKDSIERHSIKMILINNPHNPCGCVLSKIEMESLRTILAEFQGIIVWDEVYDYLVYDDLQHQSALLFEDLMTKSVVIYSMGKTLHNTGWKVGYTVSSPEIAKEIKKLHQFTVFSVNTPAQQAIAEFMSAHPRFFNDLPKFYQDKRDFFLKCMEGLALHFHIPQGSYFALADFKSWFQGDDEEAAIKLVTECGVAAIPLSPFYHDCYDPGMLRFCFAKKEETILQAAEKLQGKLISKL; encoded by the coding sequence ATGAATATTATTTCAAAATTACCCAATGTAAAAGAATCCGTATTTGCCAGAATGACAGCCTTGGCCAATCGACATCAAGCCACCAATTTGGCACAAGGTTTTCCTGATTTTAACCCTCCGAAAGAACTGATTGAAAATTTATACAACGCCGCTTCCTCAAACTTTAATCAATATGCTCCGATGCCCGGGGTTTTAAGTCTGCGAAATTCTATTTGTGAACGTTTGCTGGATAGATATCATTTCAAGGCGAACCCTGACAGTGATATCGTAATTACGGCAGGGGCCACCCAAGCCTTATTTACTGTCATCAGCGCTTTCATTTCTAAAAATGACAAAGTGCTCATCATAGAACCAGCTTATGATTCATACGTGCCTGCCGTAATTTCCAATGGTGGAGAACCGGTTTTTATATCTCTCAAATCACCTGATTTTAAATTTCCATTACAAGAATTGAAAGACAGCATTGAAAGACATTCCATCAAAATGATTTTGATCAACAATCCTCACAATCCTTGTGGTTGTGTATTGAGTAAGATAGAAATGGAATCACTTAGGACTATTCTTGCAGAATTCCAGGGTATCATTGTTTGGGATGAGGTGTATGATTATTTGGTGTATGACGATTTGCAACATCAGAGCGCATTATTGTTCGAAGATTTGATGACAAAAAGTGTGGTGATTTATTCCATGGGAAAAACACTGCACAATACTGGATGGAAAGTTGGTTACACTGTTTCTAGCCCAGAGATCGCAAAAGAAATTAAAAAATTACACCAGTTTACAGTGTTCTCTGTGAACACCCCTGCCCAACAAGCCATTGCTGAATTTATGTCAGCCCATCCAAGATTTTTTAATGATCTTCCAAAATTCTATCAGGACAAAAGAGATTTTTTTCTGAAATGCATGGAAGGATTAGCGCTCCATTTTCACATACCACAAGGTAGCTATTTTGCTTTGGCTGATTTTAAGTCCTGGTTTCAGGGTGACGATGAAGAAGCTGCTATAAAATTGGTCACAGAATGTGGTGTCGCTGCAATCCCGCTTTCACCTTTTTATCATGATTGCTATGATCCGGGAATGCTCAGATTCTGTTTTGCTAAAAAAGAAGAAACCATTCTCCAGGCAGCAGAAAAGTTACAGGGAAAATTGATTTCCAAATTATAA
- a CDS encoding glycosyltransferase has protein sequence MIESNRIVLISPIVRSERNPRLIRMNNIYHCLKTEYDVIWFNKAKVRLKSGVPGMPAFLQSIKGSGTTLAFLRLFVFPDRYIFKNFILMLRIWNEYKNQPCLFISFSPPFSTHWMFYLIQKRMPKAIWITDIGDPFHHNPGNHFFKFLETWAFRLETKILGSAHQIVVNSLSIKEHFIQKYKIPPDKISTIYNGPSIDFKNVISNPSDHIIFLYAGNSYTPIREGIKETQIILDIIHQLKKQDYDAKFILLGDQHISLKEKFKDHKDIIFFNHSPESELIHWYQKASFLVNFANLNYPGMPSKLSEYRATGLPILNFKYEDHLAIERYLENYPKICHINISEPRVKNILDYILKNRNAKIEPNLDEIKTIQNEWINLINCLKNNQTKIDK, from the coding sequence ATGATAGAATCCAATAGAATTGTATTGATCAGTCCAATCGTCAGATCTGAGCGAAATCCCAGATTGATCAGAATGAATAATATATACCATTGTTTAAAAACTGAATATGATGTTATATGGTTTAATAAGGCGAAAGTACGGTTAAAAAGTGGAGTTCCCGGAATGCCCGCTTTTCTTCAATCCATAAAAGGATCTGGAACGACTCTTGCGTTTCTTAGATTATTTGTATTTCCTGATCGCTATATTTTTAAGAACTTTATTTTAATGCTTAGAATTTGGAATGAATATAAAAATCAACCCTGCCTATTTATTAGCTTTTCTCCACCATTTAGTACACATTGGATGTTCTATTTGATTCAAAAACGGATGCCCAAAGCCATCTGGATTACAGATATTGGAGATCCTTTTCACCACAACCCCGGCAATCATTTTTTTAAGTTCCTGGAAACATGGGCTTTTAGATTAGAAACTAAAATTCTCGGATCTGCACATCAGATCGTGGTGAATTCCTTGTCCATTAAAGAACATTTTATTCAAAAATACAAGATTCCTCCGGACAAAATTAGCACCATTTACAATGGTCCTTCCATCGATTTTAAAAATGTAATTTCCAATCCATCGGATCATATTATATTCCTTTATGCCGGCAATAGCTATACTCCGATCAGAGAAGGAATAAAAGAAACTCAGATTATTCTGGATATTATCCATCAACTAAAAAAACAGGATTACGACGCCAAATTTATTCTATTGGGTGATCAGCACATATCATTAAAGGAGAAATTCAAAGACCATAAAGACATCATTTTTTTTAATCATTCACCTGAGTCAGAACTTATCCATTGGTATCAAAAAGCAAGTTTTCTGGTGAATTTTGCAAATTTAAATTATCCGGGAATGCCGAGCAAACTTTCCGAATACAGGGCTACAGGTTTACCAATTCTCAATTTTAAATATGAAGACCACTTAGCCATTGAAAGATATTTGGAAAATTATCCGAAAATATGTCATATTAATATATCAGAACCTCGTGTGAAAAATATACTTGATTATATTTTAAAAAATAGAAATGCTAAGATTGAACCCAATTTGGATGAAATAAAAACTATTCAAAATGAATGGATCAACTTGATCAATTGCTTAAAAAATAATCAGACGAAAATAGATAAATAG
- a CDS encoding glycosyltransferase family 4 protein, with product MHILDYYLPVTMNWIARLIDITQDNATHYICSKYYNPEQAKLDSRYKYFGIASSYPVKSLNKIIHLFFKRSFEHQIEKFIQQENIDILHYHFGNIGIENIRLIRKFGNQSIVSLYGFDYEYLYHLNASTKKYYQEMASCGVHFVVEGNYSKSWLESIQIPKSSIKKLHMLFPHEFRREKSFLNSKILLSQPATYTEKKGQDAFLNALASSKYRDRFVVQMYGEIGDIHYYKELQKIIKLGNLKQVTLGNKISFEEYGKLLQRANFIVNLSQRSKTHDTEGGVPMVLKDALASGTPVFTTAHCDITDWISHEYNGFIHQERDTSGMIDSLENIASLSASDYHRLCSSAFESVRLKLEGEITKNELIGIYHDRIQ from the coding sequence ATGCACATCTTAGATTATTACTTACCTGTAACGATGAATTGGATCGCTCGATTAATCGACATTACACAGGACAATGCTACACATTATATCTGTTCTAAATATTACAATCCTGAACAAGCTAAACTGGATTCCCGATACAAATATTTCGGAATTGCCAGTTCCTATCCTGTTAAAAGTTTAAATAAGATAATCCACTTATTCTTCAAACGATCATTCGAACATCAAATTGAAAAATTTATTCAACAAGAAAATATTGATATTTTACATTATCATTTTGGCAATATAGGCATCGAAAACATACGACTCATCAGAAAATTTGGAAATCAATCCATTGTCTCACTTTACGGATTTGATTATGAATATTTGTATCATCTTAATGCCTCCACCAAAAAATACTATCAGGAAATGGCATCCTGTGGGGTGCATTTTGTGGTGGAAGGAAACTATAGCAAAAGCTGGCTTGAATCCATTCAAATTCCAAAATCAAGTATCAAGAAGTTGCATATGCTGTTTCCCCATGAATTTAGAAGAGAAAAATCATTCTTAAATTCCAAAATTCTGTTGTCTCAACCAGCCACTTACACGGAAAAGAAAGGGCAGGATGCTTTTCTAAATGCCCTGGCCAGTTCTAAATATAGAGATCGTTTTGTGGTCCAAATGTATGGTGAAATAGGAGACATTCATTATTACAAAGAATTACAGAAAATAATCAAGTTGGGAAATCTAAAGCAGGTGACATTGGGTAATAAAATTTCCTTTGAGGAGTATGGAAAATTATTGCAAAGAGCTAATTTTATCGTCAATCTCAGTCAAAGAAGTAAAACTCATGATACAGAAGGCGGGGTACCCATGGTATTGAAAGATGCGCTTGCTTCAGGAACACCTGTCTTTACGACTGCACATTGTGATATTACGGATTGGATTTCTCATGAATACAATGGATTTATTCATCAGGAGCGAGATACCTCCGGCATGATCGATTCATTGGAAAACATCGCGTCTCTTTCTGCATCTGACTATCATCGACTTTGTTCATCAGCATTCGAATCCGTTCGATTGAAGTTAGAAGGAGAAATCACTAAAAATGAATTGATTGGAATTTACCATGATAGAATCCAATAG
- a CDS encoding oligosaccharide flippase family protein, whose amino-acid sequence MNSTTRSINSTFRWQFASSVFITIVQVVGLVLLGRYLDFKELGAYALFQIAFRFALYVFEPGMYFSIVQKHSSNSKLLGLLTKKQIWYLWIPVILVFAGSIWSEDVRSWRIIIAAILVIWCIGLGSLFHNLLILYNKQKEIAKFQSIAYFLEFIWILSLIRWIDPLTVFVFGVVLRYILFYGFCFWEEKKVQRIQLEISDEEIKHQHIQPGKSNMLSQALSFVQGQYDTVLITVLFGLNVLGPYNLATEYSYLAFSKINPLFHKAFFPHLSKAHKNKEDTATLIQKSITQFLFVMLPIYMLLWVNRNTLLNLAYGQKSEELAWMAGMILMIAFIKSVNNQFTTFLLALGKAGFILKLNLWIFISNYIICILFYFLKIELGVFLIFSILYSSLYLGIGIYYLQSILKCPQLLVNSSTLQVVLSAFIGFLITFGLVMWQGNNLFSLSFSVITFALLLYILNKDRVTDLLQLRILS is encoded by the coding sequence TTGAATTCTACCACACGATCCATTAACAGCACATTCAGATGGCAATTTGCCTCTTCTGTCTTTATTACCATTGTTCAGGTAGTTGGTCTGGTGTTATTGGGAAGATACCTTGATTTTAAAGAACTTGGCGCTTATGCTTTGTTCCAGATTGCCTTCCGATTTGCACTTTATGTTTTTGAACCGGGAATGTATTTTTCCATTGTACAAAAGCACAGTTCAAATTCTAAACTTTTGGGTTTACTTACCAAAAAGCAGATTTGGTATTTATGGATTCCCGTAATCCTTGTATTTGCAGGAAGTATTTGGAGTGAAGATGTGCGATCGTGGAGAATTATTATTGCAGCTATTCTGGTCATTTGGTGCATAGGACTGGGTTCCCTTTTTCACAACCTTCTTATATTATATAACAAACAGAAAGAAATTGCAAAATTTCAGTCGATTGCTTATTTTTTAGAATTCATTTGGATCTTATCCTTGATCCGTTGGATTGATCCCCTGACTGTTTTTGTTTTTGGGGTTGTATTGAGGTATATCCTGTTTTATGGATTTTGTTTTTGGGAAGAGAAAAAAGTGCAGAGAATACAGCTTGAAATTTCAGATGAAGAAATAAAACATCAGCATATTCAACCTGGCAAAAGTAATATGTTGTCTCAGGCATTGAGCTTTGTACAAGGTCAATACGATACCGTTTTGATCACGGTTTTATTTGGTCTGAATGTTCTTGGTCCTTACAATCTTGCCACAGAATACAGCTATCTTGCCTTTTCAAAGATCAATCCACTTTTTCATAAAGCATTTTTTCCACATCTGAGCAAAGCCCATAAAAACAAGGAAGATACAGCGACTCTTATACAGAAAAGCATCACTCAATTCCTTTTTGTGATGTTACCCATTTACATGTTACTTTGGGTCAACAGAAATACCCTATTGAATCTTGCATACGGACAAAAAAGTGAAGAATTGGCTTGGATGGCCGGGATGATTCTAATGATCGCATTTATTAAATCAGTGAACAATCAATTTACGACCTTCCTTTTAGCCTTGGGTAAAGCAGGATTTATATTAAAATTGAATTTATGGATATTTATAAGTAATTATATCATTTGCATTCTCTTCTATTTTCTAAAGATAGAACTTGGTGTGTTTCTGATTTTTAGCATCCTTTATTCTTCGCTGTATTTGGGTATTGGAATCTATTATCTTCAATCTATATTAAAGTGCCCTCAACTCCTAGTAAATTCATCAACCCTTCAGGTAGTCTTGAGTGCATTTATTGGATTTCTTATTACATTTGGATTGGTCATGTGGCAAGGAAATAATCTTTTCAGCTTGTCTTTTTCGGTGATCACATTTGCCCTCTTGCTTTATATTCTAAACAAAGATCGGGTGACAGATCTTCTGCAATTAAGAATTCTATCATGA
- a CDS encoding sigma-70 family RNA polymerase sigma factor: protein MQVSQLCDQELISHYLNGNDSAFKELLERHQKKIYTTIYLFVKDREMAEDLFQEVFIKIIDTLRKKAYNHEGKFSQWATRIAYNMCVDQFRRNKKHTKVQPSDEFDIFNVLELPDHNKEDQMILSEVHGTVRKLVDMLPDEQKEVVILRHYADLSFKEISALTNVSINTALGRMRYALINIRKMMEEKAIVLH, encoded by the coding sequence ATGCAAGTATCTCAATTGTGCGATCAGGAGTTGATCTCCCACTATCTAAATGGAAATGATTCAGCTTTTAAGGAGCTTCTCGAGAGACACCAGAAAAAAATCTATACTACCATTTATTTATTTGTCAAGGACAGAGAAATGGCCGAAGATCTCTTCCAGGAGGTTTTTATCAAAATCATAGATACTTTGCGCAAAAAAGCCTACAATCACGAAGGCAAATTTTCTCAATGGGCAACCAGGATCGCGTACAATATGTGTGTAGATCAGTTCAGAAGAAATAAAAAACACACCAAAGTTCAACCATCTGATGAGTTTGATATATTTAATGTATTGGAACTCCCGGATCACAACAAAGAAGATCAGATGATCCTCAGTGAAGTGCATGGAACAGTCAGAAAATTGGTGGATATGTTGCCCGACGAACAAAAGGAAGTGGTCATTCTGAGACATTATGCCGATCTCAGTTTCAAAGAAATTTCCGCACTGACGAATGTGAGCATCAACACGGCCCTTGGCCGTATGCGTTACGCACTGATCAATATCCGTAAAATGATGGAAGAAAAAGCCATTGTTTTACATTGA
- the uvrA gene encoding excinuclease ABC subunit UvrA encodes MTNPPESNQIIIKGARSNNLKGIDLGIPKHKLIVVTGLSGSGKSSLIIDTLYAEGQRRYVESLSSYARQFLHRMKKPDVDYIKGLCPAIAIEQKVSSSNARSTVGSMTEIYDFIRLLYAKVGKTYSPISGQEVKRHSVTEIVDFITRLKKGTKVYLGFTLKIQPNQKSVIQSLEFLLQKGFTRIWIDGKLLEIQDCIDSTQKDDFLKSTAKGQQIIVLVDRFVLNDLDEEFDKRLADSVQTALAEGMGRCKIITDDLELHDYNTRLELDGMEFSEPTPALFNYNNSLGACQKCEGYGRILGLDENKVIPNPSKSLYEGAIACWNEERGKEWLSPLYQSSKKFPIHRPYKDLSEAEKEIVWNGQGSYRGIRAFFQELEQQSYKIQNRIMIARFRGRTSCDACKGGRLRPEAFYVKVYGKTFRDMMFVPLEELLEFFDKIQLDSNDALIAARILEEIRSRLRILCTMGLSYLTLDRLSGSLSGGESQRIHLTRTLGSNLCESLYILDEPSIGLHPKDTARLIEVLFRLRDLKNTVIVIEHEEEVIRRADYIVDIGPGAGIHGGFLNFSGEYKEFISGSLQNLTAAYLTGFKKIEKPDYKRPQRDFLSLRGAQLHNLNNINVRFPLQNLICITGVSGSGKTTLVKHILFPLLQQSLEDAIPEDALLGASLQGPVQLLSQVEMVGQQGIGRSSRSNPATYVKAYDDIREIYKNQQLSRIRGYLPKHFSFNVEGGRCEACKGDGHIVVEMQFLADVSLLCEDCGGKRFKNEILEVYYQDKNIFEVLELSIEEALHFFHDKKEIVKKLKPLYDVGLGYLKLGQSSSTLSGGEAQRLKLGYYLGLEDSAQKIFFIFDEPTTGLHFEDIRKLLYALHALVEKGHTVLVIEHNMEVIKTCDWLIDLGPDGGKSGGKLLYEGITEGILQIKESHTAHYLKEKLI; translated from the coding sequence ATGACCAATCCTCCCGAATCCAATCAGATTATCATCAAGGGCGCCAGATCCAACAATTTGAAAGGGATTGACCTCGGGATTCCCAAGCATAAACTGATTGTCGTCACCGGACTTTCCGGTTCAGGAAAATCGTCCCTGATCATTGACACCCTTTATGCAGAAGGGCAGAGAAGATACGTAGAAAGCTTATCATCGTATGCCCGACAATTCTTGCACAGAATGAAAAAACCGGATGTCGATTACATCAAAGGATTGTGTCCTGCCATAGCCATCGAACAAAAAGTGAGCAGTTCGAATGCAAGATCTACTGTAGGCAGCATGACAGAGATCTATGATTTTATTCGTTTGCTCTATGCCAAAGTAGGGAAAACCTATTCTCCGATTTCAGGTCAGGAGGTGAAAAGGCATTCAGTCACCGAGATCGTTGATTTTATTACTCGTCTGAAAAAAGGCACAAAGGTCTATTTGGGATTCACATTGAAAATCCAGCCCAATCAGAAATCGGTGATTCAGTCACTTGAATTTTTATTGCAAAAGGGATTTACCCGTATTTGGATTGATGGCAAATTGCTGGAGATTCAGGATTGTATTGATTCTACACAAAAGGATGACTTTTTGAAAAGTACGGCAAAGGGTCAACAGATCATTGTCCTGGTTGATCGGTTTGTACTAAATGATTTAGATGAAGAATTTGACAAGAGACTGGCTGATTCGGTACAAACCGCCTTGGCAGAAGGCATGGGTCGCTGCAAAATCATCACGGATGATCTGGAATTGCATGATTACAATACCAGGCTTGAGTTAGATGGAATGGAATTTTCTGAACCCACTCCTGCTCTTTTTAATTATAACAATTCTTTAGGAGCCTGTCAAAAATGTGAAGGTTACGGCAGAATTTTGGGATTGGACGAAAACAAAGTCATTCCCAATCCTTCCAAATCTTTGTACGAAGGAGCGATCGCCTGTTGGAATGAAGAGAGGGGCAAGGAATGGTTGAGTCCTTTGTATCAATCTTCAAAAAAATTTCCGATCCATCGTCCGTACAAAGATCTCTCAGAAGCTGAAAAAGAGATTGTATGGAACGGTCAAGGGAGCTATCGCGGAATCAGAGCCTTTTTTCAAGAACTCGAACAGCAAAGCTACAAAATCCAAAACCGGATTATGATTGCCAGATTTCGCGGGCGCACCAGTTGCGATGCCTGCAAAGGAGGCAGGTTGCGGCCTGAGGCATTTTATGTAAAAGTATATGGAAAAACTTTCAGGGACATGATGTTTGTCCCATTGGAAGAGTTGCTTGAATTTTTTGACAAAATCCAGTTGGATTCGAATGATGCATTGATCGCAGCCAGAATCCTGGAGGAAATCAGATCTAGACTGAGAATTTTGTGCACCATGGGATTGTCTTATCTTACTTTAGATCGCTTGTCCGGAAGTTTGAGTGGAGGCGAGTCCCAAAGGATTCACCTCACGAGAACCCTCGGATCCAACCTTTGTGAATCGCTTTATATACTGGACGAACCCAGTATTGGCTTACATCCCAAGGATACCGCCAGATTGATCGAAGTACTTTTTCGCTTGAGGGATTTAAAAAATACGGTGATCGTTATTGAGCACGAAGAAGAAGTAATTCGTCGGGCGGATTATATTGTAGATATTGGTCCGGGTGCAGGAATACATGGTGGTTTTCTCAATTTCAGTGGTGAATACAAAGAGTTTATTTCAGGATCTCTACAAAACCTGACCGCAGCATATTTGACTGGATTTAAAAAAATTGAGAAGCCGGATTACAAAAGACCCCAGAGAGATTTTTTGAGTTTGCGTGGAGCGCAGTTGCACAATCTAAACAATATTAACGTCAGATTTCCCCTCCAAAATCTGATCTGTATAACAGGTGTATCCGGATCGGGAAAAACCACATTGGTCAAACACATTTTATTTCCTTTGCTTCAGCAATCTTTAGAAGACGCAATTCCCGAAGATGCTCTTTTGGGAGCGAGTCTCCAGGGTCCTGTGCAGCTCTTGTCACAGGTGGAGATGGTGGGTCAACAAGGGATAGGTCGTTCTTCCAGATCCAATCCGGCCACTTATGTAAAAGCCTACGACGACATCCGCGAGATCTACAAAAACCAACAACTTTCCAGAATCAGAGGATACCTGCCCAAACATTTTTCTTTTAATGTGGAAGGAGGTCGCTGTGAGGCCTGCAAAGGAGACGGACATATCGTGGTTGAAATGCAGTTTTTAGCAGATGTCAGTCTTTTGTGTGAGGATTGTGGGGGAAAAAGATTTAAAAATGAAATCCTGGAGGTTTATTATCAGGACAAAAATATTTTTGAAGTGCTCGAGTTGAGCATTGAGGAAGCACTCCATTTCTTCCATGACAAAAAGGAAATTGTAAAAAAATTAAAACCACTCTACGATGTAGGTCTTGGATATTTAAAACTAGGACAATCCTCTTCGACACTTTCCGGAGGGGAGGCTCAGAGATTAAAACTGGGATATTATCTTGGATTGGAAGATTCTGCTCAAAAAATCTTTTTTATCTTTGATGAACCCACGACTGGCCTTCATTTTGAAGACATCCGCAAATTGTTGTATGCTTTGCATGCTCTGGTCGAAAAAGGACATACCGTGTTGGTGATTGAACACAATATGGAGGTCATCAAAACTTGTGACTGGCTGATTGATTTGGGTCCGGATGGAGGAAAGTCCGGCGGAAAATTATTGTATGAAGGAATAACGGAAGGAATTCTTCAGATAAAGGAATCCCATACTGCGCATTATTTAAAGGAAAAATTGATTTAA